Genomic window (Maniola jurtina chromosome 8, ilManJurt1.1, whole genome shotgun sequence):
tagctgatgcccgctacttcgaccgcgtggatttagttcgtaagaatcccatgggaactctttgattttccggcataaaaagtagcctatgtcactctccaggtttttaactatatatcccatgcaaaaaattacgtcaatccgttgcaaggtgattgaaggacaaaccaacaaacacactttcgcatttataatagttacatcatgatcaacccatttccgcccactactgagtacgggtctcctctcagaatgagaagggtttaggccatagtctgccacgctggcccaatgcgggttggcagacttcacacacctttgagaacatggagaactctcaggcgtgcaggtttcctcacgatgttttccttcaccgttaaagcaagtgatatttaattgcttaaaacgcacataactgaaaagttagtggtgcgtgcccgggatcgaactcccgacctccgattagtaggcggacgttcttaccactaggctatcacagcttatagtTACATAACAGGTAATAATAACTAACGGTAACTTTAGTAACTTTTCAAGCGAAAGTTAGCCAAGCCCTAAGagtttattatcaccactaattAATGATAAAAGTAGACTTACTGGACTTGTCCACATATAGGAGATTCTATACATGTAGAAGTAATCGCTTGGCTGTGTAGGAGGTATCACTGGTAAGGTCACATTTAAAGGACATCCTTGAACACTGACAGGCAGTCTGACTGGTAAGGGCCGAGGCCCTCCGAAACTTATCCAAAGCGTTATCGCCATACCGCTCAAAAGGGCCACTGATGCACCCTAGAAAGTAAAGAGATGAATAAtactaaaatgtttattaataattaattagatggTGCTCGCGACTTattccgcgtggatataggtttttgaattcCTTTGATTTTCAGACATAAATGCCTATGTACTTATTCAGGGTATAAAATTTGTCCATTCCgaacagccaaatcggttcagtcttTGTGGCGCGAAGGAAAGTGAATTATTGCACACCTCATCACCTatatattaaatgaaaaaacAGGACCTATAAAGATCTATAGGTAGTCATGCAAAAATGTACCAACCCACAAATTTCCAAAAAAGAGTTAAAGTAAGTATTATCAATTATTTCACGTAAGCAAAATAGAATCTGTCAAAGCTTTGAAGCTATTTGCTTCAAACTGACCATTAAGACATTTCGGCACTTCGGTATCTAATTTCAAAACCACGAGCATCACAAGTCAAACTTTGAAATTCGTTTTCTCAAAACCAATGCAATGTGGCTTGGTAAATGACATAACTGGGtccaattatatttaaaaaaaaaaccagatgATGTCCGTGATCTCGTTCGCGtgggtttaagttttttataaatcccatgggaattctttgatttttcaggataaaatgtAGTTAGCCTATGTCCACCCttaagatgcaagctatccctatGCCAAagttcattaaaatcgatttaactaatgggctgtgaaaacatggctaacagacagacagatagacacacttttgcacttataatattagtatggattctgaatattagtatggatattgtaCCCGTTCATTCGCGTAAGTAGTGAACATTCCCAGTGTGAATAGTCCAAAAAGAGGTCCACCAACTGCTCCGAATATAGTCAGAGAAGCTTGCAACACTCCTCCCAAATGCTCGGCGATGAAAGCCAAAGCGAGGAATACCAAGCCGAAACCACACGCAGCTAACTTGGTAAGCCATGGTATGTATGACGGATTTATTCTACACCACCTTAAGacaaaatacctatattaaaatttttaaagcaattacTCTAATGACTAAAATTtcttctaggtacctactatcatCCCTTTTCTAAAAATCAGCTAACCAAAAAgtaattccaaaaaaaataagttcagtGTTAGAAAAGTAACAAATGGACAGAGTTATTTTCGTAAGTATATGAAAGTATAGATTTATGTATGTCCCTACAAATACTAATTTATCCTACATAATATTCTTTACCTGCTTACATAATCCGACAAGGTAACAGCAGCCAACGCATTGCAAGAGGCAGAGATGGTGGACAGAGAGGCGCTGAATATCCCCGCCACGAACAGCCCAGCAAGGCCTGGCGCTGACTTCATTGCGTCCACCACGTAATATGGCATCAGTTGATCTGGCTATATGAAACGAAAGACAACATAATCCGATAAGGTAACAGCGGCCAACTCATTGCAAAAGGCAGAGATGGTGGAAAAAGATGCTCTGAATATGCCCGCTCCATAATTTTAGTAAGACGTATCAAACACAATAACATAATCAAGCCATATCAAACAATAAGTAGTCATATTTTCTCTAACGTTTTACTAATTAGCTCGCTAACTGTTTATTCCATTTGCCATTGTTATGATAGTGAGAAAATAGCGataaaaaagctataaaaatcCCGTAATCTTACCGAGGTTATACTTTTGTTGGCCATCGGATCACATTCTTTATATACTGCATACATGCTCAAGCCACTTATGCAGGTGACAATGCTCAGGACTGATAGCACAGGCCAGCTCCACCACAGACACTGCTGCGAACGCTCCAAGGTGCTCACTGTGAGAAGACGCTGCACCTGCGCATTTATTACTCTATATAATTTTTCAGgttccgaagggtgccaacgggaccctattactaagccttcgtccgtctgtctgtttgtcagcgggctcaTGAACTATAGAGACATGTAGAGAGTTAGAATTTTCCGATGTCCCGATTTTTTCTTTCcatacaatgaaatgatccttacgtgaaactgagtcgatcggcattaaaaaaaaattaatcaattttattgatttttatggacagcTCACGCTTATccaaaaaattgactatgcGAAAATTCTTTTCACAAAAAAGCTGAAGTTtccctatggttttggatttccccatactttCCCAGTTACAAAAACACTCTGTAAATATGCTATCGCGGCGTTTTTGAGAAAGACAATTCCATCATACATTATTTTCGTGCAGCTACTAACTATTGAAACAGCGCACGCCACGGAAGCTCTCAGATGAAACGATTTTTCCCTACTATAtgacatataaaaatatagcctatgttattcaGGATtgatgtagctttctactggtgaaagaattttcaaaatcgattcagtagttccagagattaccccaacaaacaaactcacaaactttacctctttattataatagtgtagatgtaatatgtatttttatttttactatatgGACCTCTCTATGAGTGTAGGCCACCTccattttttccacatttcctgTCTTCATCTCTTTTTAACCAATTCTCTCCTTAATAAttactactaagtaggtatgttgtaTTCACCTGTGTATGGTTCACGGCATATAGAGATAGATAAGTGATGCAGCCACCGATTATAAGTGACCACCACGTGTGCCTCTCCGTCGGATCTATGCTGAAACTGAATTAGGTATGATAAAGTTAAATGAAAGTGTAAGATTAaagtatacctaggtacctacctataatactattattattgacaCACGAGATTAATGCTATCCTGAGGATTGTCTatattttcggagttatgtgccttctaagcaattaaatataactttttttttaacagggaaggaaaacatcgtgaggaaaccctgtgcttgagagttctccataataaatgttctcaaaggtgtgtgaagtctgccaattcgcactgggcAAGTGTGATAGACTATGGCATAAATCGTTCTCATtgtgtgctcagtagtggactagcgatgggttgattatggtgatgatgatgatgatgaatgcgCTTCTTCTTCGTTCAGTTTTGGCAGAGTGAACTATCTTTTAGTTTGCGATCTCCCTCCAGCGAATTCTGCTGGTGGCATCACGTACCGACTTCTTACTGGGAGAcggacgattttttttttaaataaaaaatagcgagcaaatgagcaggcgggtcacctgatgttaagtgattaccgccgcccatggacatttgcagcaccagaggtgtcgccgatgcgttgccggcctttcaagaatttgttggtccacccctggaataaccccatgttgtaacttgtaatctagtgggaacaccgccaatgggagttgattccagtTTACATGAATTTGTTATGAAATGGATTAATTCCATCTATTCCATATAGTTGGGGAACGAGCATGTGGACATGTGCCCTCCACTCGACCTTATACTACAGAATACTTAATAAACGACCCTTGCATTGCCTACACCCGTCCCCcgcatgcaagctatctctatgccagatcgttaaaatcggttgaacaggTGGAACATAAAAGGCTCCGGCCCCAATGACATGATCTCGCGCATCAACAACATGGACTTACTTCAAATCACTTCAATTACCTACTTTGTCAAATTGTACTTACTTGGAAAAATCTAACCGCCCTCCGTCTTGAGCTTTGATAAAAATTTGATCAAATCCTCCAAGTTGTATTGACGCAAATATAACAACACTGAACACTGCTCCGAAcatcagaaatgattgcaacaGGTCAGTGAAGAGAACTGCCTTCATCCCTCCAAGTGATGAGTAGAACGTACAGGCTAAACCAACAACTAGAATAGAAATCAGTCTGTCCAATCCAGTTACAGATTCCAAGACGATGGCCGGCGCATATAAAACTATGCCATTGTATAAAACCATTTGTAGTGTATACGTTAACGACGCTAACATTCTTATTTGAGGTCCAAAACGTAACTCTAAGTATTCGTAAGTACTAGTTTTCTGTAGTCCAAAAAATACTGGCAGATAGAGGCTGGAGGCTATAGGAGTGGCGATTCCGTAGGCAAAGTTTATTACGGCGAATTGCATTCCGAAATAATAGTTTTCAGCCGACAGGCCTAGGAGTGTAATTGCAGACATAAAGGACGCCATTAATGAAACAGCCACTGGGAATATTGACATGTTGCGATCTGCTAAGAGATATTCCTGGAAATGAAGAAAATACGAATTTTATCTATAACATATTACAAAATGGTCCTACCtacaattatttgtttttattcgaTGACAAGTTAAGGAGCTGTTGTGTaaaaatctcacctggtggtttGTGACGGTGCAGTCAGAGATGGAGGCGGGCATAACCAGAAGGAGCATGACAGTGTTTATATTAAGCCCAAAAACGGAGGTTGAACAAAGTCAAATTAGACCACAGCGCtttttaatacctaattaataatgTTAGGATTTGTCTGAACTTACATCATTGGTTTTTTGTTTGCCTCCGCTGAATCGAAAATAAAGTCCAATAAAAATTGATGCTATCATTGTTGCAATCATAATGATATAGTCCCATACTCCGAACATTGTCTGCGCCATATTTGCCTGAAATCAAAATCTATGTTGTTACAGTTACTCGTATTTATGGCACTTCTTGGTCTTCccaaacttcaaaaaaaaaaccagccaagtgctagtcagactcgcgcactgagattccgtactcgggtattttttccaacacgataaatcaaaaactatacataaaaataaacaaaaatctgttttagaatgtacaggtaaagaagccctttcatatgataccccccttggtatagttgtcttacttttaaattaaaacacattttaattattttgttaaatgatgtaaccacaaattcggggttttcagatttattcctgtatttgtgctataagacttacctacctgccaaatttcatgattctaggtcaacggaagtaccctataggtttcttaacagacatacagacagacaacaaagtgatcctataagggttccgttttttcttttgaggtatggaaccctaaagagGCGTCTATCAGTTGAAGAAAACGATAACCTAttcttcataataattaatagagcCTTgactaaaacttaaaaatagctAATAACTGTTCACTAACTGATAGGAAATTGTACAATGGTAATAACAAAAGATTTTTTGCTTGCCAAAGTAACCTCGACTAAAAAACTACCTGCCCCTACATAATGCAACTTCaatcatattatgtatgtacctacatattattatatttatctcacttaggtaggtatcttcgGTAAGTTAAATTGTTACAAAGAAAACACGTTCACCGGCATCCCagcttttatttttgaacacTTTTGTATTTCAAGGAAGACGGTACCAGTTCATCGACGGTTGAAACGAATTACCTTTATTATCAAGTTTATTTTAACTTAACCTTGGAGGTCAGAAAATATATGGACATAGGTACCTGTCGTATAAAATTTGATAAAGTTATATCCCAGCATTGTTACccagttataatattttttcgttGGAAAGATACggttccaaaatattttttaatgcagGTAACGTAATATAAGTAGTaagtttaagtatttattatgatGAAAAACTAAGTTACAATTATTACAATGTGATCAAAGTCGCAAACATACGGACAAGAAAGCGAGTTGATATTTCATTGCTATCTCGTTCTGAGCTATTGATATGTAATTCATATGTCCATATTCTGAGAggttacttacttattactatGTTTCAAAATTTCATATCTCTAGCTCATTGTCAAGTTCATTTAAAATCAATACAAAAAGTACGgagcagacaaacaaacagaaaaGGGAGTTAATAAAAACGTAGAAAAATAGGTCGCATTTTTATCAGTCGTAGTGGTCCCATTAAAATAACATAGGTAATTCAAAAGTATGCAGCCATCCAATTGATTCAATCAGTTTAATTGCAAATAATTATAAAGACAGACAGAAGCGATTATTTTTCTCTCAAGAAATACACAATAGGTACCTGTTTTATGATTATCTAGtacctatataggtacatttatattttcgtTACAAACTATAGGGAAAAGAGTTATTATTATTGACGGAAACCAGCGTTATCTCGCATCGTGGAAAACTTTATACCTAGAGCAAAAAACCCACTCCAAAAGCACAAAATTTCCGTTTGGTAATTAATCAGGTAAAATCATTTCTAAGATCAATATCGTAATAATCTCAATTATGGTAAAGACTTTATCGATTGATCGATTGTAATTTGAAGAATTTAGAAAGTAGGTCTATGGTTGTAGAAGATAATGAATCTAAGTTAAAATACCTACCATTATCTAAAGAGCCTAAATTCGTCGCTACGCATGAAAATGCCAGTATGTGGAAAATCACAGGTTTTCAGGAGATTTAAACttaaatacgaaaaaaattgctTCACTTTTAGATCAAAACCACATTATCTAACAATATTTATCTCTTGAACGAGCACACGCGCTTAAGAACagttttatacataatataatatatgcacGCGCGCCTTTTAAAAccgaagacaagtgtaaattaaaaatttataacacccccgacaagtgaaggttacagtaaccagaaaagagctgataactttcaaacggctgaaccgattttcttggattatagctaagaacactcccgatcaagccagctttcaaacaaaaaaaaactaaattgaaaccggttcattaatttaggagctacgatgccacagacagatacacagagatacacacgtcaaacttataatacctacccctctttttgggtcgggcgttaaaaattacatgaaaaacgaaaattctaaaaaaatacatagcggattttgTACGCGCAGCGACGTACCTAATATAACGATAGCATCGTGGGTTCCGACTTCCGATAGACGAATTATACTTCCGATAGACGAATTATCATAATAGATAGAGCATAAAAGATAAACCATGAAAAGCGGTGGAAACAAAAGCTCTACCACACAAAATATTAAGGCAAGAGTGTGGTatctaattaaattacacaaAGTTGTTTTCCATAGATTTAATGCATGTtcaatgtaggtaagtaggtaccatatacaaaacaaaacataataataatatgtagaatgtagatgcTTCTCAAACGTTAAAATGAAACCCCATAAGAGGATAATAATAACATTGTTATTCTCGTGTGTATAACCAATAACCacgtatgtataataatatatactattCTATATAATATACTCTATTAAATTCTTTCCTGTATAGGTAGCTATAATCAAAAATGTTTTGAGAAATTAATTTTTAGTACTTATGCCTAAGTATTTTTGATTTGTATTACCATTTTCGGCATGGTTGCGGCAGTTCGCTTCACTCGATTTGACCTTTTAGAGGAAAATAAAAAGAACTCAAAATTGGAATACGCAGGTATGACCCaatcgggaatcgaacccgagataTGTAtttgctaggagtaggtaggtgcctactcTGTAGATGAATAAGTGTGAAgtagctttacctgtatattctaaaacggattttaatttatttttatgcataatagttttttatttatcatgcgaaatgtcaaaaaaatacgactatagtaaggaaccctcggtgcgcgagtctgattcgcacctgaccgattttttaa
Coding sequences:
- the LOC123867772 gene encoding putative sodium-dependent multivitamin transporter, translating into MAQTMFGVWDYIIMIATMIASIFIGLYFRFSGGKQKTNDEYLLADRNMSIFPVAVSLMASFMSAITLLGLSAENYYFGMQFAVINFAYGIATPIASSLYLPVFFGLQKTSTYEYLELRFGPQIRMLASLTYTLQMVLYNGIVLYAPAIVLESVTGLDRLISILVVGLACTFYSSLGGMKAVLFTDLLQSFLMFGAVFSVVIFASIQLGGFDQIFIKAQDGGRLDFSNFSIDPTERHTWWSLIIGGCITYLSLYAVNHTQVQRLLTVSTLERSQQCLWWSWPVLSVLSIVTCISGLSMYAVYKECDPMANKSITSPDQLMPYYVVDAMKSAPGLAGLFVAGIFSASLSTISASCNALAAVTLSDYVSRWCRINPSYIPWLTKLAACGFGLVFLALAFIAEHLGGVLQASLTIFGAVGGPLFGLFTLGMFTTYANERGASVALLSGMAITLWISFGGPRPLPVRLPVSVQGCPLNVTLPVIPPTQPSDYFYMYRISYMWTSPIGFVWVIVVGTVVSLLWKQEQPWQKAGLSHPDPALFTPPLANRLRAKYQKKLSVQCELLNQNSQEH